One window of the Archangium primigenium genome contains the following:
- a CDS encoding L-threonylcarbamoyladenylate synthase codes for MPTETVYGLAANAEDELAVRRVFAIKGRPATHPLIVHVASAEAMASWVRAIPEEAQRLAAAFWPGPLTLVLPRSARATDAVTGGQDTVALRVPQHPLARAVLEALGGGVAAPSANRFGRVSPTTAEHVRADLGEDVDLVLDGGPCTVGVESTIVDLSQGEPAVLRPGGLAVEAVERVLGRAVPVRTSSTVRVSGSLASHYAPRAGVLLCEPAQAAARVEALRAQGQRVGVLGPEGLGLPAGVPLYEVPEEPSGAARVLYTRLREADAHGHDVLVACLPRAEGLGLAVRDRLARAAAPRPPEP; via the coding sequence TTGCCAACAGAGACGGTCTACGGCCTGGCGGCCAACGCCGAGGACGAGCTGGCCGTGCGCCGCGTCTTCGCCATCAAGGGCCGGCCCGCCACCCACCCGCTCATCGTCCACGTGGCGAGCGCCGAGGCCATGGCCTCGTGGGTGCGCGCGATTCCCGAGGAGGCCCAACGACTCGCGGCGGCCTTCTGGCCGGGGCCGCTCACGCTCGTGCTGCCCCGCTCGGCGCGGGCCACGGACGCGGTGACGGGGGGCCAGGACACGGTGGCGCTGCGGGTGCCCCAGCACCCCCTGGCCCGGGCGGTGTTGGAGGCGCTGGGCGGAGGCGTGGCGGCGCCGAGCGCCAACCGCTTCGGCCGGGTGAGCCCCACCACCGCCGAGCACGTGCGGGCGGACCTGGGCGAGGACGTGGACCTCGTGCTCGACGGGGGCCCGTGCACGGTGGGCGTGGAGTCCACCATCGTCGACCTGAGCCAGGGCGAGCCCGCGGTGCTGCGGCCCGGAGGCCTCGCCGTGGAGGCCGTGGAGCGGGTGCTGGGCCGTGCCGTCCCGGTGCGCACGTCGTCCACGGTGCGCGTCTCGGGCAGCCTCGCCTCGCACTACGCCCCCCGGGCGGGGGTCCTCCTGTGCGAGCCCGCGCAGGCGGCCGCGCGCGTGGAGGCCCTGCGCGCCCAGGGCCAGCGGGTGGGCGTGCTCGGGCCCGAGGGCCTGGGGCTGCCCGCCGGCGTCCCCCTCTACGAGGTGCCCGAGGAGCCGTCCGGCGCGGCGCGGGTGCTCTACACGCGGCTGCGCGAGGCGGATGCGCACGGGCACGACGTCCTGGTGGCCTGCCTGCCGCGCGCCGAGGGCCTGGGCCTCGCGGTGAGGGATCGGCTCGCCCGGGCCGCCGCGCCCCGGCCCCCGGAGCCCTGA
- the hemH gene encoding ferrochelatase produces the protein MSPKGLLLLNLGTPDAPETGAVRRYLREFLSDRRVLDIHPVGAWLLLHAIILPFRSPKSAHAYRTVWTAQGSPLMVHSRALTAEVARALEGEYVVELAMRYGNPSIPDAVARLRARGVSDFTVLPLYPQEAPSSSGSSLARVYEVLGSGWDVPNVRAVPAFHDHPGFLDAFSEVARPVLSDARADHVLFSFHGVPERHVRKTDTSGTHCLASASCCDALTDVNRHCYRAQSYATARGLAARLGLAPGTWSVSFQSRLGRTPWVSPYTDFVLPELAAQGVKRLAVMCPSFVADCLETVEEIGIRAREQFLASGGESLTLVPSLNGHPTWVEAVVRLVRESAPATSSPASGAPRAESASRG, from the coding sequence ATGTCACCCAAGGGCCTGCTGCTCCTCAACCTGGGCACCCCGGACGCTCCGGAGACGGGCGCCGTGCGCCGCTACCTGCGCGAGTTCCTCAGCGACAGGCGCGTGCTGGACATCCATCCGGTGGGCGCCTGGCTGCTGCTGCACGCCATCATCCTGCCCTTCCGCTCGCCCAAGAGCGCGCACGCCTACCGCACGGTGTGGACGGCGCAGGGCTCGCCCCTGATGGTGCACTCGCGCGCCCTCACCGCCGAGGTGGCGCGCGCGCTGGAGGGCGAGTACGTGGTGGAGCTCGCCATGCGCTATGGCAACCCGTCCATCCCGGACGCGGTGGCGCGGCTGCGCGCGCGGGGCGTGTCGGACTTCACCGTGCTGCCGCTCTACCCGCAGGAGGCCCCGTCCTCCTCGGGCTCGTCGCTGGCGCGCGTCTACGAGGTGCTGGGCTCGGGCTGGGACGTGCCCAACGTGCGCGCGGTGCCGGCCTTCCACGACCACCCGGGCTTCCTGGACGCCTTCAGCGAGGTGGCCCGGCCCGTGCTCTCCGACGCCCGGGCGGACCACGTCCTCTTCAGCTTCCACGGCGTGCCCGAGCGCCACGTGCGCAAGACGGACACCTCGGGCACGCACTGCCTGGCCTCGGCCTCGTGCTGTGACGCGCTCACCGACGTGAACCGCCACTGCTACCGGGCCCAGTCCTACGCCACGGCGCGGGGCCTCGCCGCGCGCCTGGGCCTGGCGCCCGGCACGTGGAGCGTCTCCTTCCAGTCCCGCCTGGGCCGCACGCCCTGGGTGAGCCCGTACACGGACTTCGTGCTCCCGGAGCTCGCGGCCCAGGGCGTCAAGCGCCTGGCGGTGATGTGCCCCTCCTTCGTCGCCGACTGTCTGGAGACGGTGGAGGAGATCGGCATCCGCGCCCGCGAGCAGTTCCTCGCCAGCGGCGGCGAGTCCCTCACGCTGGTGCCCTCGCTCAACGGGCACCCGACGTGGGTGGAGGCCGTGGTGCGGCTGGTGCGCGAGTCCGCGCCGGCTACTTCTTCACCCGCTTCTGGAGCGCCTCGGGCGGAATCGGCTTCACGGGGCTGA
- the apaG gene encoding Co2+/Mg2+ efflux protein ApaG, whose translation MSSVITEGIRVSVKPAYWPERSSPDAHQYAFMYTVEIANVGQEPAQLRSRHWFITDATGKVEEVRGEGVVGKQPRLLPGERFEYTSWAQLRTAFGSMRGAYTLERPDGRQFEARIGEFALTQPHALH comes from the coding sequence ATGTCCTCCGTCATCACCGAAGGCATCCGCGTCTCCGTGAAGCCCGCGTACTGGCCGGAGCGGAGCAGCCCGGACGCCCACCAGTACGCCTTCATGTACACGGTGGAGATCGCCAACGTGGGCCAGGAGCCCGCGCAACTGCGCAGCCGTCACTGGTTCATCACCGATGCCACCGGCAAGGTGGAGGAAGTGCGCGGGGAGGGCGTCGTGGGCAAGCAGCCCCGTCTGCTGCCCGGCGAGCGCTTCGAGTACACGAGCTGGGCGCAATTGCGCACGGCCTTCGGCTCCATGCGCGGCGCCTATACCCTGGAGCGCCCCGATGGCCGTCAGTTCGAGGCGCGCATCGGGGAGTTCGCCCTCACCCAGCCGCACGCGCTGCACTGA
- a CDS encoding TerC/Alx family metal homeostasis membrane protein, whose protein sequence is MNTHVALWVGFNLFVLAMLALDLGLFHREEHEVTPREAAAWTGVWITISLLFCGGLRFTGYWNQEQSLQWLTAYVVEYALSVDNLFVFLMVFAFFRVPRQVQHRVLFWGILGAFVMRAVLIVTGAALVSRFHWLIYLFGAFLVFTAVKMAFAKDGEEAEPEQSLVVKVARRLLPVARQDEGSRFFVREDGQRKVTPLFLVLLVVEATDLLFALDSIPAVLGISQDPFIVYTSNVCAILGLRSLFFVVASLMEKFHLLKVGLGIILGFVGLKMLITFFDIHIPIGLSLGIIAGVLVGCIVASLIWPKMAEQAVPGAPEAPPERDREGTPS, encoded by the coding sequence GTGAACACACACGTCGCGCTCTGGGTGGGTTTCAACCTCTTCGTGCTGGCCATGCTGGCCCTGGATCTGGGCCTGTTCCACCGCGAGGAGCACGAGGTGACGCCCCGGGAGGCCGCCGCCTGGACCGGCGTGTGGATCACCATCAGCCTCCTGTTCTGCGGAGGCCTGCGCTTCACGGGCTACTGGAACCAGGAGCAGTCGCTGCAGTGGCTCACGGCGTACGTCGTCGAGTACGCGCTCTCGGTCGACAACCTGTTCGTGTTCCTGATGGTGTTCGCCTTCTTCCGGGTGCCGCGTCAGGTGCAGCACCGGGTGCTCTTCTGGGGCATCCTCGGCGCGTTCGTCATGCGCGCGGTGCTCATCGTCACCGGCGCGGCGCTGGTGAGCCGCTTTCATTGGCTCATCTACTTGTTTGGCGCCTTCCTCGTCTTCACGGCGGTGAAGATGGCCTTCGCCAAGGACGGCGAGGAGGCCGAGCCCGAGCAGTCGTTGGTGGTGAAGGTGGCCCGGCGCCTGCTGCCGGTGGCCCGCCAGGACGAGGGCAGCCGCTTCTTCGTGCGCGAGGACGGCCAGCGCAAGGTGACGCCCCTGTTCCTGGTGCTGCTGGTGGTGGAGGCGACGGACCTGCTCTTCGCCCTGGACTCCATCCCCGCGGTGCTGGGCATCAGCCAGGACCCCTTCATCGTCTACACGTCCAACGTGTGCGCCATCCTCGGCCTGCGCTCGCTCTTCTTCGTGGTGGCCAGCCTCATGGAGAAGTTCCACCTGCTCAAGGTGGGCCTGGGCATCATCCTGGGCTTCGTGGGGCTCAAGATGCTCATCACCTTCTTCGACATCCACATCCCCATCGGGCTGTCGCTGGGCATCATCGCGGGGGTGCTGGTGGGCTGCATCGTGGCCTCGCTCATCTGGCCGAAGATGGCCGAGCAGGCGGTGCCCGGGGCGCCCGAGGCCCCGCCGGAGCGTGACCGCGAGGGCACTCCCTCCTAG
- the glgX gene encoding glycogen debranching protein GlgX, with product MKRAEVLPGRPYPLGATYLGNGVNFAVFSEHARKMEVCLYDPREPSRELARYVLPEHTHHVWHGFIPELQTGTLYGLRAHGAYEPRRGLRFNPHKLLVDPYARALHGQVDFSAPVYPYVQDSPEQDLSFDIRDSAAGMPKAVVLTDDFDWEGDRSPQVPWNRTLFYEAHVKGLTQLHPAVPEHQRGTYAGLAHPAVIEHLLKLGVTAVELLPVHAHADEPFLVTKGFTNYWGYSTLGFFAPDARFSASGSRGGQVAEFKAMVKALHRAGIEVILDVVYNHTCEGNHLGPLLSFKGLDNTAYYRLQEKDPRYYLDFTGTGNSWNASHAYALKLVMDSLRYWVEVMHVDGFRFDLATTLGRDRTGYDTRAAFFQMVHQDPVLSRVKLIAEPWDVGDFGYQVGNFPVRWSEWNGKYRDTVRRFWRGDERQVGDMGYRITGSSDLFALSGRKPTASVNFITAHDGFTLHDLVTYGQKHNEANLEDNRDGGNDNHSWNCGVEGETRDPAVGALREQQKRNFLATLFLSQGVPMLVAGDEMGRTQRGNNNAYCQDNAISWVDWKLTDTQKRLLDFTVRMSQLRRQQPVLTKRRFFRGSTLFDSELKDLAWFGPEGLEMKKEDWEKPHLRSVAFLLGGDAIAAPGDEGQRIVGDTLLVLMNAHHEPVTFHLPAIEWGADWEEVVDTGQSTGSLHPHTPAGGSVVVGGRALRVLRRPAIE from the coding sequence ATGAAGCGAGCGGAGGTGCTGCCCGGTAGGCCCTATCCCCTGGGCGCCACGTACCTTGGCAATGGAGTCAACTTCGCCGTCTTCAGCGAGCACGCGCGCAAGATGGAGGTCTGCCTCTACGACCCGCGCGAGCCCTCGCGCGAGTTGGCCCGGTACGTCCTGCCGGAGCACACCCACCACGTCTGGCACGGGTTCATCCCCGAGCTGCAGACGGGGACGCTCTACGGTCTGCGCGCCCATGGGGCCTACGAGCCCCGGCGCGGCCTGCGGTTCAATCCGCACAAGCTGCTGGTGGACCCCTATGCCCGTGCGCTCCACGGGCAGGTGGACTTCTCGGCGCCCGTCTATCCCTATGTCCAGGACAGCCCCGAGCAGGACCTGAGCTTCGACATCCGCGACAGCGCGGCGGGCATGCCCAAGGCGGTGGTGCTCACCGACGACTTCGACTGGGAGGGGGACCGCTCCCCCCAGGTGCCGTGGAACCGCACGCTCTTCTACGAGGCCCACGTCAAGGGCCTCACCCAGCTGCACCCCGCCGTGCCCGAGCACCAGCGCGGCACCTACGCGGGCCTCGCGCACCCGGCCGTCATCGAGCACCTGCTCAAGCTCGGCGTCACCGCGGTGGAGCTCTTGCCCGTGCACGCCCACGCGGACGAGCCGTTCCTGGTGACCAAGGGCTTCACCAACTACTGGGGCTACAGCACCCTGGGCTTCTTCGCGCCCGACGCGCGCTTCTCCGCCTCGGGCTCGCGCGGCGGCCAGGTGGCCGAGTTCAAGGCCATGGTGAAGGCGCTGCACCGCGCCGGCATCGAGGTCATCCTCGACGTCGTCTACAACCACACCTGCGAGGGCAACCACCTGGGCCCCCTGTTGTCCTTCAAGGGCCTGGACAACACCGCCTACTACCGGCTGCAGGAGAAGGATCCGCGCTACTACCTGGACTTCACCGGTACGGGCAACTCGTGGAACGCGAGCCACGCGTACGCGCTCAAGCTCGTCATGGACTCCCTGCGCTACTGGGTGGAGGTCATGCACGTGGATGGCTTCCGCTTCGACCTGGCCACCACGCTGGGCCGGGACCGGACGGGCTACGACACGCGCGCGGCCTTCTTCCAGATGGTGCACCAGGATCCGGTGCTCAGCCGGGTGAAGCTCATCGCCGAGCCCTGGGACGTGGGGGACTTCGGCTACCAGGTGGGCAACTTCCCGGTGCGCTGGAGCGAGTGGAACGGCAAGTACCGCGACACGGTGCGCCGCTTCTGGCGGGGCGACGAGCGGCAGGTGGGCGACATGGGCTACCGCATCACGGGCTCCTCGGACCTGTTCGCGCTGAGCGGCCGCAAGCCCACCGCGAGCGTCAACTTCATCACCGCCCATGACGGCTTCACCCTGCACGACCTGGTCACCTACGGCCAGAAGCACAACGAGGCCAACCTCGAGGACAACCGGGACGGCGGCAACGACAACCACTCGTGGAACTGCGGCGTGGAGGGCGAGACGCGTGACCCCGCGGTGGGCGCGCTGCGCGAGCAGCAGAAGCGCAACTTCCTCGCCACGCTCTTCCTGTCCCAGGGCGTGCCCATGCTGGTGGCGGGCGACGAGATGGGCCGCACCCAGCGCGGCAACAACAACGCCTACTGCCAGGACAACGCCATCTCTTGGGTGGACTGGAAGCTCACCGACACCCAGAAGCGGCTGTTGGACTTCACCGTCCGCATGAGCCAGCTGCGCCGGCAGCAGCCCGTGCTCACCAAGCGCCGCTTCTTCCGCGGCTCCACCCTCTTCGACAGCGAGCTCAAGGACCTGGCGTGGTTCGGCCCGGAAGGCCTGGAGATGAAGAAGGAGGACTGGGAGAAGCCCCACCTGCGCTCGGTGGCCTTCCTGCTGGGCGGGGATGCCATCGCCGCCCCGGGGGACGAGGGCCAGCGCATCGTTGGGGACACGCTCCTGGTGTTGATGAACGCCCACCACGAGCCGGTGACCTTCCACCTGCCCGCCATCGAGTGGGGGGCGGACTGGGAAGAGGTGGTGGACACGGGCCAGTCCACGGGGTCCCTGCATCCGCACACGCCCGCGGGAGGCTCGGTGGTGGTGGGCGGCCGTGCCTTGAGGGTTCTGCGCCGTCCGGCGATCGAGTAG
- the treY gene encoding malto-oligosyltrehalose synthase gives MRLDGTTVSGGSTGDSGVEALTSALFARTRQAVLGQHTPLSTYRVQLHKGFTFEDARGIVPYLSRLGLSDLYCSPYLEASPGSTHGYDCVNHKRLNPEVGSAAQHTSLCDALREHGLGQVLDVVPNHMGIESFNPLWFDVLENGPASVYARFFDIDWSPVKDELEGKVLLPVLGDQYGVVLEKGELKLGFREGAFVVNYYERLLPLAPRQYARVLERGLEALEERLGAGHPDIIELHSILTAIRHLPERTETRREQVIERNREKEVVKRRLAALASASPEVAQHIAANVEALNGTPGDPRSFDVLDQMLQAGSYRLAQWRVAGEEINYRRFFDINGLAAIRMEEPEVFAEAHQLIFEWLRKGQVTGLRIDHPDGLYDPTAYFLQLQERYFLERARALFDVEHGARAEAWPEVEQGLRARWHAEAGARTDSPLRRALFVSVEKIQGGRERIPDSWAVHGTTGYRFANAVSGIFVQPAAEGPMTETYQRFIGEAMDFDDLVYEKKRLILRDFMSSELNLLAHRLNRISELNRRTRDFTLNSLRRALAEFIALFPVYRTYVDDTQTELDARDVRYIKDTLRHAKARNATLNVSIFDFLGDVLLRRYPEHLGANERAEMLSFAMKMQQLTGPVMAKGLEDTTFYVYHRLCALNEVGGEPEHFGTTAATFHERNHERAAHWPASMLTSSTHDTKRSEDVRARLVVLSELPDVWRERVEFWSSLTRVHRAEMPEGPAPSLNDEYLFYQTVVGAWPMGAEPLSPAALEELRGRIREYMLKAIKEAKVRTSWTNPDKDYEEGVARFVESCLDQGKSAAFLADVLAFKQRIERAGQHNALGQLLLKLMSPGVVDTYQGCELWDLSLVDPDNRRPVDYGLRERLLTALDQEAARNRVGLCTHLTERMEDGRIKLFVLAEGLRLRQRSAALFRQGGYQALSLSGPRADAAVAFAREHEGSLVLTVAPRYTLSALESPGGLASAYEETSLELPASYASMTFRDVFTGQQVRPGRRGEGAVLPLAPLLVGFPLVLLERSDG, from the coding sequence ATGCGACTTGATGGGACGACGGTGTCTGGCGGTAGCACGGGTGACTCGGGTGTGGAGGCGCTGACCTCGGCGCTGTTCGCCCGGACGCGGCAGGCGGTGCTGGGCCAGCACACGCCGCTGTCCACCTACCGGGTGCAACTGCACAAGGGCTTCACCTTCGAGGACGCGCGCGGGATCGTGCCCTACCTGTCGCGCCTGGGCCTGTCCGACCTCTACTGCTCGCCCTACCTGGAGGCGAGCCCCGGCAGCACGCACGGCTACGACTGCGTGAACCACAAGCGGCTCAACCCCGAGGTGGGCTCGGCCGCGCAGCACACGTCGCTCTGTGATGCGCTGCGCGAGCATGGCCTGGGCCAGGTGCTGGACGTGGTGCCCAACCACATGGGCATCGAGTCCTTCAATCCCCTCTGGTTCGACGTGCTGGAGAACGGCCCCGCCTCCGTCTACGCGCGCTTCTTCGACATCGACTGGAGCCCGGTCAAGGACGAGCTGGAGGGCAAGGTGCTCCTGCCCGTGCTCGGCGACCAGTACGGCGTGGTGCTGGAGAAGGGCGAGCTGAAGCTGGGCTTCCGCGAGGGCGCCTTCGTCGTCAACTACTACGAGCGGCTGCTGCCCCTGGCGCCCCGCCAGTACGCGCGCGTGCTCGAGCGGGGCCTGGAGGCGCTCGAGGAGCGGCTGGGCGCCGGGCACCCGGACATCATCGAGCTGCACTCCATCCTCACCGCCATCCGCCATCTGCCCGAGCGCACCGAGACCCGGCGCGAGCAGGTCATCGAGCGCAACCGGGAGAAGGAGGTCGTCAAGCGTCGGCTGGCGGCCCTGGCCTCGGCGAGCCCCGAGGTGGCCCAGCACATCGCCGCCAACGTGGAGGCCCTCAACGGCACGCCGGGCGATCCGCGCTCCTTCGACGTGCTCGACCAGATGCTCCAGGCGGGCAGCTACCGGTTGGCGCAGTGGCGCGTGGCGGGCGAGGAGATCAACTACCGCCGCTTCTTCGACATCAACGGCCTGGCCGCCATCCGCATGGAGGAGCCCGAGGTGTTCGCCGAGGCGCACCAGCTCATCTTCGAGTGGCTGCGCAAGGGCCAGGTGACGGGCCTGCGCATCGACCATCCGGATGGCCTCTACGATCCCACGGCGTACTTCCTCCAGTTGCAGGAGCGCTACTTCCTGGAGCGGGCCCGGGCGCTCTTCGACGTCGAGCACGGCGCGCGCGCCGAGGCGTGGCCGGAGGTGGAGCAGGGCCTGCGCGCGCGGTGGCACGCGGAGGCGGGTGCGCGCACGGACTCGCCGCTGCGCCGGGCGCTCTTCGTGTCCGTGGAGAAGATCCAGGGCGGCCGCGAGCGCATTCCCGACAGCTGGGCGGTGCATGGCACCACGGGCTACCGCTTCGCCAACGCGGTGAGCGGCATCTTCGTGCAGCCCGCGGCCGAGGGGCCGATGACCGAGACCTACCAGCGCTTCATCGGCGAGGCGATGGACTTCGATGACCTGGTCTACGAGAAGAAGCGCCTCATCCTGCGCGACTTCATGTCGAGCGAGCTGAACCTGCTGGCCCACCGGCTCAACCGCATCTCGGAGCTCAACCGCAGGACGCGCGACTTCACCCTCAACAGCCTCCGGCGCGCGCTGGCGGAGTTCATCGCGCTCTTTCCCGTCTACCGCACCTACGTGGACGACACCCAGACGGAGCTGGACGCGCGCGACGTGCGCTACATCAAGGACACGCTGCGCCACGCCAAGGCGCGCAACGCCACGCTCAACGTCAGCATCTTCGACTTCCTGGGCGACGTGCTCCTGCGGCGCTACCCCGAGCACCTGGGCGCCAACGAGCGCGCGGAGATGCTCTCCTTCGCCATGAAGATGCAGCAGCTCACCGGCCCCGTGATGGCCAAGGGCCTGGAGGACACGACCTTCTACGTTTACCACCGCCTGTGCGCGCTCAACGAGGTGGGCGGCGAGCCGGAGCACTTCGGCACCACGGCGGCCACCTTCCACGAGCGCAACCACGAGCGCGCCGCGCACTGGCCGGCGAGCATGCTCACCTCCAGCACCCACGACACCAAGCGCAGCGAGGACGTGCGCGCGCGCCTGGTCGTGCTGTCGGAGCTGCCCGACGTGTGGCGCGAGCGCGTGGAGTTCTGGTCCTCCCTCACCCGGGTCCACCGCGCGGAGATGCCCGAGGGCCCCGCGCCCTCGCTCAACGACGAGTACCTCTTCTACCAGACGGTGGTGGGCGCCTGGCCCATGGGCGCAGAGCCCTTGTCCCCGGCGGCGCTCGAGGAGCTGCGCGGCCGCATCCGCGAGTACATGCTCAAGGCCATCAAGGAAGCCAAGGTGCGCACCTCGTGGACCAACCCGGACAAGGACTACGAGGAGGGCGTGGCGCGCTTCGTGGAGTCCTGCCTGGACCAGGGCAAGAGCGCGGCCTTCCTGGCGGACGTGCTGGCCTTCAAGCAGCGCATCGAGCGGGCGGGGCAGCACAACGCCCTGGGCCAGCTCCTGCTCAAGCTCATGTCCCCGGGCGTCGTGGACACGTACCAGGGCTGCGAGCTGTGGGATTTGTCGCTGGTGGATCCGGACAACCGCCGGCCGGTGGACTACGGCCTGCGCGAGCGGCTGCTCACGGCGCTGGACCAGGAGGCCGCGCGCAACCGGGTGGGGCTGTGCACCCACCTGACCGAGCGCATGGAGGACGGCCGCATCAAGCTGTTCGTCCTGGCCGAGGGCCTGCGGCTGCGCCAGCGCTCCGCGGCGCTCTTCCGCCAGGGCGGCTACCAGGCGCTGTCCCTGTCCGGGCCCCGCGCCGACGCGGCGGTGGCCTTCGCCCGGGAGCACGAGGGGTCCCTGGTGCTCACCGTCGCACCGCGTTACACCCTGTCCGCCCTGGAGTCCCCGGGAGGGCTGGCCTCGGCTTATGAAGAAACGTCCCTGGAGCTGCCCGCGTCCTATGCGAGCATGACGTTCCGCGACGTCTTCACCGGCCAGCAGGTGCGGCCCGGTCGGCGCGGAGAGGGCGCGGTGTTGCCACTGGCTCCCCTGCTGGTGGGCTTCCCGCTGGTACTGCTGGAGAGGAGTGATGGATGA
- a CDS encoding SWIB/MDM2 domain-containing protein yields MAAKKTTTAAKKAPAAAAKKAPAAAAKKTAAAPKRKPSAQFMKAMTPSAELAAIIGAKPVPRTEVVKKIWEYIKKNNLQDAKNKRQINADDKLKAIFGGKKSVNMFEMTALVNKNLSAAD; encoded by the coding sequence ATGGCCGCCAAGAAGACCACGACCGCCGCGAAGAAGGCCCCCGCCGCTGCCGCGAAGAAGGCTCCCGCCGCCGCCGCGAAGAAGACCGCCGCTGCTCCCAAGCGCAAGCCGAGCGCCCAGTTCATGAAGGCGATGACGCCCTCCGCCGAGCTGGCCGCCATCATCGGCGCCAAGCCGGTGCCCCGCACCGAGGTGGTGAAGAAGATCTGGGAGTACATCAAGAAGAACAACCTGCAGGACGCCAAGAACAAGCGGCAGATCAACGCCGACGACAAGCTCAAGGCCATCTTCGGCGGCAAGAAGTCCGTCAACATGTTCGAGATGACGGCGCTGGTGAACAAGAACCTGTCCGCCGCGGACTGA